In Runella sp. SP2, the genomic window TCGTCTGACCTAGTCGAGGTACGGCCTGACTATCGTCTGACTTAGTCGAGGTACGGTCTGACTATCGTCTGACCTAAACACACGGTCAGACGATAGTCAGACCGTGTGACAAAGGTAGAGGGACGAAACCCTAAAAAACGTACACTAAAGGTAATTATTCGTGATCCGTTTACGAATTCGACTGAGGGATTGGGGTGTAATGCCTAAGTAGCTGGCGATGTATTTTTGGGGAAATTTTTGAAACACCAACGGATTTTCTGTAAGCAGGTGAAGATAGCGTCGCTCGGGCGAATAATACAGCAAATCCTCGACGCGGCGTTTGGCCGATAAATACACGCGGTCGGCCATTTGTTTTTCAAACTTTTGCCAAAACTCATTCTTTTGATAAAGAGTCGCTAGGTCGTCTTTGTGAATCAGATAGACCAATGAATTTTTGGTCGCTTGAATGTTGAGTTTGGTAGGAGTTCCCAGCAGTACACTTTCGTAGTCAATAAAAGCGAGGTGTTCGAGGCGGTGGTTAAAATGAAACAAAAAGCTAATATCCTCGCCATTTTCATTGATGTAAAATGTCCGCAGCGCTCCTGTAACCACCAAGCCAACGTGCGTACAAATTTCGCCTTCTCGCAACAAAAATTCCCCTCGGCGGACTTTTTTAGGGAAAGCAATTGCCATCATTTCTTCAATATGCGAAACACTAAGTCCAAACGCGTCGGCAAGCTGGGAAGTAAGCGGAGTCATAAAGCGGAAGTAGAGATCCTCACAAGTTTAAGCAGATGTTGTCAGAACACGAAATGCTTCGTTTGAATCGTCAAAATGAGTAATCGTAAAATCTGCGAGTTCAAAAGTTTTATGGAGCCGACCATTTGTAAATCCAACGACCGTCATGCCTGCCTTTTTGGCTGCTATCATCCCTGAGTGGGAGTCTTCTACAACAACACATTCGTGGGGTT contains:
- a CDS encoding Crp/Fnr family transcriptional regulator; the encoded protein is MTPLTSQLADAFGLSVSHIEEMMAIAFPKKVRRGEFLLREGEICTHVGLVVTGALRTFYINENGEDISFLFHFNHRLEHLAFIDYESVLLGTPTKLNIQATKNSLVYLIHKDDLATLYQKNEFWQKFEKQMADRVYLSAKRRVEDLLYYSPERRYLHLLTENPLVFQKFPQKYIASYLGITPQSLSRIRKRITNNYL